One segment of Sesamum indicum cultivar Zhongzhi No. 13 linkage group LG4, S_indicum_v1.0, whole genome shotgun sequence DNA contains the following:
- the LOC105160313 gene encoding oligopeptide transporter 6, whose amino-acid sequence MAETAQDFDFDDECVIKQVDVTVPKTDDPTMPVYTFRVWLLGITACMLLSFVNQFFWYRSEPLIISSISMQIAVVPIGHLMARMVTKRSFLKGTMLEFTLNPGPFNIKEHVMITMLANAGAGTVYATHILSAVKLYYKKSFGFVPAFIVMLTTQLLGYGWAGIFRKYLVEPGEMWWPSNLVQVSLFRALHEKEKRPKGGTSRTQFFLIALACSFAYYIIPGYFFVMLTSISWICWINPKSVLVNQVGSGLNGLGIGALGFDWSTISAYLGSPLASPWFASANVAAGFVLVMYVLTPVGYWFNLYNAKNFPIYSANLFQFDGSKYNTTAIINSHFNLDKAAYAKAGPLYLSTMFALTYGLGFATLSATLVHVLLFNGRDLWKQTKTAFKGNKKMDVHTRLMKAYKQVPMWWFLAILVVNIAVVLFACAKYGSSLQLPWWGVLLACAVAFIYTLPIGIIVATTNQQPGLNVITEYIIGYAYPGRPVANMCFKVYGYISMVQALTFIADFKLGHYMKIPPRAMFSVQLVGTVISVIIYTTTAWWLMATIPNLCDTSLLPDDSPWTCPMDHVFYDASVIWGLVGPQRIFGNLGIYPAINWFFLGGAIAPLLVWLAAKAFPNQKWIGLIHMPVLLGSTAMMPPATAVNYTSWVLVAFLFGFVLYRNQPQWWQRYNYVLSGGLDAGTAFVTVLMFFALQSKGISVQWWGNNLDGCPLAACPTAKGITAQGCPVN is encoded by the exons ATGGCTGAGACTGCAcaagattttgattttgatgatGAATGTGTCATCAAACAAGTAGACGTAACCGTGCCGAAAACCGATGATCCTACAATGCCAGTATACACATTTAGAGTGTGGCTGCTGGGAATCACAGCCTGCATGTTGCTATCTTTTGTGAACCAGTTCTTCTGGTACAGAAGTGAGCCCCTGATCATCAGTTCCATCTCCATGCAGATTGCGGTGGTGCCAATAGGCCACTTGATGGCGCGAATGGTAACAAAACGATCCTTCTTGAAGGGGACGATGTTAGAGTTCACGTTGAATCCCGGGCCGTTCAATATCAAGGAGCATGTCATGATAACTATGCTTGCCAATGCTGGTGCTGGAACTGTTTATGCTACTCATATTTTGAGTGCTGTCAAGCTTTACTATAAGAAGAGCTTTGGTTTTGTTCCTGCCTTCATTGTCATGTTGACAACACAG TTGTTAGGATACGGGTGGGCTGGAATTTTTCGTAAATATTTGGTTGAACCAGGAGAGATGTGGTGGCCTAGTAACTTGGTTCAAGTCTCACTATTCAG GGCCTTACATGAGAAGGAGAAGAGACCTAAAGGAGGAACGAGCCGAACGCAGTTTTTCCTCATAGCCTTAGCTTGTAGCTTTGCTTACTACATCATTCCTGGTTACTTCTTTGTAATGTTGACATCAATTTCTTGGATTTGTTGGATTAACCCAAAATCTGTCCTAGTCAACCAAGTTGGCTCTGGCTTAAACGGCTTAGGAATCGGAGCCTTAGGATTTGATTGGTCGACAATTTCAGCATACCTCGGGAGCCCTCTTGCAAGTCCATGGTTTGCTTCTGCCAATGTTGCCGCAGGTTTTGTCCTGGTTATGTATGTGCTTACACCAGTAGGTTACTGGTTTAACCTCTACAACGCCAAGAACTTTCCTATATATTCGGCAAACCTTTTCCAGTTTGATGGTTCAAAGTACAACACAACTGCTATCATCAATTCCCACTTCAATCTTGATAAGGCAGCTTATGCAAAAGCCGGCCCGTTGTACCTCAGCACCATGTTTGCCTTGACTTATGGTCTTGGATTTGCTACTCTTTCTGCAACTCTGGTTCATGTGTTGCTCTTCAATGGAAG GGATTTATGGAAGCAAACGAAAACGGCGTTTaaaggaaacaagaaaatggatgTGCACACAAGGCTTATGAAGGCATACAAACAGGTTCCAATGTGGTGGTTTCTAGCTATCCTCGTTGTTAACATTGCCGTTGTCCTATTTGCTTGTGCAAAATACGGAAGCTCGCTTCAATTGCCGTGGTGGGGTGTTTTGCTTGCTTGTGCAGTTGCGTTCATTTACACGCTTCCTATTGGCATCATAGTTGCTACTACAAACCAG CAACCAGGTTTAAACGTTATCACAGAGTACATAATAGGATATGCTTATCCTGGCCGTCCGGTGGCCAACATGTGCTTCAAGGTGTATGGATACATAAGCATGGTACAAGCTCTAACTTTCATAGCAGATTTCAAACTTGGCCACTACATGAAAATCCCACCAAGAGCAATGTTCAGTGTTCAG TTAGTGGGAACTGTTATTTCAGTAATCATATACACCACAACCGCGTGGTGGCTAATGGCAACCATCCCAAACCTCTGTGACACATCCTTGTTACCGGACGATAGCCCCTGGACTTGCCCGATGGATCATGTTTTCTACGACGCTTCTGTCATATGGGGCCTTGTTGGTCCACAGAGGATCTTCGGTAACCTTGGCATTTACCCTGCTATCAACTGGTTCTTTCTTGGTGGAGCCATTGCACCTTTGCTAGTTTGGCTGGCAGCAAAGGCATTCCCAAACCAGAAATGGATAGGCCTAATTCACATGCCAGTTTTGCTGGGCTCCACGGCCATGATGCCCCCGGCAACTGCAGTAAACTACACAAGTTGGGTTCTTGTTGCGTTTCTTTTCGGCTTTGTCCTGTATAGAAACCAGCCCCAGTGGTGGCAACGGTATAACTACGTATTGTCCGGTGGGTTAGATGCTGGGACGGCCTTTGTTACGGTGCTGATGTTCTTCGCTTTGCAGTCGAAAGGCATCAGTGTCCAATGGTGGGGAAACAACCTGGATGGATGCCCATTGGCTGCTTGTCCTACTGCAAAGGGGATAACAGCTCAAGGATGTCCTGTTAACTAG
- the LOC105160314 gene encoding RNA-binding protein 1-like isoform X3, translating to MGDAYWRYGDGRQQPATLPQVAKRPRSDFEMPSAHDVPSYYAREEDRAGPRIIRDTESVNASYERYLRSSQISSYGGEAGRSLSGGHHQVDDPRGIAIGGSDPAMPAKPRSIGMGGRPEVPLPPDASSTLFVEGLPANCTRREVSHIFRPFVGYKEVRLVTKESRHPGGDPLVLCFVDFESPAHAATAMDALQENERMHHS from the exons ATGGGGGATGCTTATTGGAGATACGGCGACGGCAGGCAGCAGCCGGCGACGCTTCCTCAGGTGGCCAAGCGACCCCGTTCGGACTTTG AGATGCCGAGCGCCCATGACGTGCCCAGTTACTATGCTCGTGAGGAGGATAGGGCAGGACCCCGTATCATTAGAGATACTGAATCTGTCAATGCATCATATGAACGCTACTTGCGCAGCTCg CAGATTTCATCATATGGCGGTGAAGCTGGAAGATCTTTGAGTGGTGGACATCATCAGGTAGATGATCCACGGGGCATAGCAATTGGGGGATCAGACCCAGCAATGCCTGCAAAACCCCGCTCCATTGGAATGGGAGGACGGCCTGAAGTTCCACTCCCTCCTGATGCTAGCAGCACGTTGTTTGTGGAGGGTTTGCCAGCGAATTGCACCCGCAGAGAGGTTTCTC ATATATTTCGCCCTTTTGTGGGCTATAAGGAAGTAAGGCTCGTGACTAAGGAGTCGAGACAT CCTGGGGGTGATCCACTGGTGCTTTGCTTTGTTGATTTTGAGAGTCCAGCTCACGCGGCCACAGCAATGGATGCTCTACAAG aaaatgagaGGATGCATCATTCCTGA
- the LOC105160314 gene encoding RNA-binding protein 1-like isoform X1: MGDAYWRYGDGRQQPATLPQVAKRPRSDFEMPSAHDVPSYYAREEDRAGPRIIRDTESVNASYERYLRSSQISSYGGEAGRSLSGGHHQVDDPRGIAIGGSDPAMPAKPRSIGMGGRPEVPLPPDASSTLFVEGLPANCTRREVSHIFRPFVGYKEVRLVTKESRHPGGDPLVLCFVDFESPAHAATAMDALQGYKFDEHDRDSAHLRLQFARYPGARSGGGHRGKR; this comes from the exons ATGGGGGATGCTTATTGGAGATACGGCGACGGCAGGCAGCAGCCGGCGACGCTTCCTCAGGTGGCCAAGCGACCCCGTTCGGACTTTG AGATGCCGAGCGCCCATGACGTGCCCAGTTACTATGCTCGTGAGGAGGATAGGGCAGGACCCCGTATCATTAGAGATACTGAATCTGTCAATGCATCATATGAACGCTACTTGCGCAGCTCg CAGATTTCATCATATGGCGGTGAAGCTGGAAGATCTTTGAGTGGTGGACATCATCAGGTAGATGATCCACGGGGCATAGCAATTGGGGGATCAGACCCAGCAATGCCTGCAAAACCCCGCTCCATTGGAATGGGAGGACGGCCTGAAGTTCCACTCCCTCCTGATGCTAGCAGCACGTTGTTTGTGGAGGGTTTGCCAGCGAATTGCACCCGCAGAGAGGTTTCTC ATATATTTCGCCCTTTTGTGGGCTATAAGGAAGTAAGGCTCGTGACTAAGGAGTCGAGACAT CCTGGGGGTGATCCACTGGTGCTTTGCTTTGTTGATTTTGAGAGTCCAGCTCACGCGGCCACAGCAATGGATGCTCTACAAG GTTACAAATTTGACGAGCACGACCGTGATTCAGCGCACTTAAGGCTCCAATTCGCTCGTTACCCTGGTGCAAGGTCGGGGGGTGGGCATCGTGGGAAACGTTGA
- the LOC105160314 gene encoding RNA-binding protein 1-like isoform X2, whose product MGDAYWRYGDGRQQPATLPQVAKRPRSDFEMPSAHDVPSYYAREEDRAGPRIIRDTESVNASYERYLRSSISSYGGEAGRSLSGGHHQVDDPRGIAIGGSDPAMPAKPRSIGMGGRPEVPLPPDASSTLFVEGLPANCTRREVSHIFRPFVGYKEVRLVTKESRHPGGDPLVLCFVDFESPAHAATAMDALQGYKFDEHDRDSAHLRLQFARYPGARSGGGHRGKR is encoded by the exons ATGGGGGATGCTTATTGGAGATACGGCGACGGCAGGCAGCAGCCGGCGACGCTTCCTCAGGTGGCCAAGCGACCCCGTTCGGACTTTG AGATGCCGAGCGCCCATGACGTGCCCAGTTACTATGCTCGTGAGGAGGATAGGGCAGGACCCCGTATCATTAGAGATACTGAATCTGTCAATGCATCATATGAACGCTACTTGCGCAGCTCg ATTTCATCATATGGCGGTGAAGCTGGAAGATCTTTGAGTGGTGGACATCATCAGGTAGATGATCCACGGGGCATAGCAATTGGGGGATCAGACCCAGCAATGCCTGCAAAACCCCGCTCCATTGGAATGGGAGGACGGCCTGAAGTTCCACTCCCTCCTGATGCTAGCAGCACGTTGTTTGTGGAGGGTTTGCCAGCGAATTGCACCCGCAGAGAGGTTTCTC ATATATTTCGCCCTTTTGTGGGCTATAAGGAAGTAAGGCTCGTGACTAAGGAGTCGAGACAT CCTGGGGGTGATCCACTGGTGCTTTGCTTTGTTGATTTTGAGAGTCCAGCTCACGCGGCCACAGCAATGGATGCTCTACAAG GTTACAAATTTGACGAGCACGACCGTGATTCAGCGCACTTAAGGCTCCAATTCGCTCGTTACCCTGGTGCAAGGTCGGGGGGTGGGCATCGTGGGAAACGTTGA
- the LOC105160315 gene encoding protein yippee-like At4g27745, translating into MGEVVGPRLYCCYKCRNHVSLHDDIISKAFQGRHGRAFLFSHAMNIVVGVKEDRHLMTGLHTVADISCADCNEVLGWKYERAYEASQKYKEGKFIFEKSKIVKENW; encoded by the exons ATGGGTGAAGTAGTTGGTCCTCGCTTGTATTGCTGCTACAAATGCAGGAATCATGTTTCACTTCATGATGACATAATCTCTAAGGCATTTCAG GGAAGACATGGCAGAGCCTTTTTATTCTCCCATGCCATGAACATTGTTGTCGGTGTCAAGGAGGACAGGCATCTTATGACTGGTCTCCACACAGTTGCTGATATCTCTTGTGCGGATTGCAATGAGGTGTTGGGGTGGAAGTACGAACGTGCTTATGAGGCATCACAGAAATACAAAGAGGgtaaattcatatttgaaaaGTCGAAAATTGTTAAGGAGAACTGGTAG
- the LOC105160316 gene encoding uncharacterized protein LOC105160316 codes for MYLKKPFWSETLNSQAEAEPQSPVLELVKSLDKQRLYREVTLALRTGLREARAEFSFLRIRGLRSILKFLRAVAESDETINLFCHSQSIPELQVVPVLFQHSLKEVEDQTVTNLGHIFTVEPMKITSPSTDDEVALALRLLEGCCLLHPESTILAHQHKAITVLMNILSTRGVLEQGACLDALIAIMLDSSSNQMDFEACNGIEEVALLIRDKQVEENLRLKCGEFLLLLIGHVNGRETPPMMTIHEDVRRFLGEKSASLIWAASQFGSTLDPDQRLTALHIQARRVLESIDLY; via the exons atgtacCTGAAAAAGCCGTTTTGGAGCGAGACCTTGAACTCGCAGGCGGAAGCGGAGCCGCAATCACCGGTTCTTGAGCTGGTGAAATCGCTCGACAAGCAGAGACTGTATCGCGAGGTGACACTCGCACTTCGAACCGGTCTCCGAGAAGCCCGCGCCGAGTTCTCGTTCCTCCGAATCCGTGGACTCCGTAGCATTCTCAAGTTCCTCCGAGCCGTTGCTGAATCAGATGAGACGATTAATCTCTTCTGCCACTCGCAATCCATTCCCGAACTCCAAG tgGTGCCAGTTCTTTTTCAACACTCACTTAAAGAGGTTGAGGATCAGACTGTGACTAATTTGGGTCACATATTTACTGTGGAACCTATGAAGATAACTAGTCCGTCAACTGATGACGAAGTGGCTCTTGCATTACGACTGCTTGAAGGATGTTGTCTTCTGCATCCTGAGAGCACCATCTTGGCTCATCAACACAAGGCAATTACG gttttgatgaatattttatcAACTCGCGGAGTACTTGAGCAAGGTGCATGTCTTGATGCCTTAATTGCAATTATGCTGGATTCCTCTTCCAATCAAATG GACTTTGAGGCATGCAATGGCATTGAGGAAGTTGCTCTTCTGATAAGGGATAAACAAGTAGAGGAAAATCTAAG GTTGAAATGCGGGGAATTTTTGTTGCTTCTTATTGGACATGTAAATGGAAGGGAAACACCTCCAATGATGACAATACACGAGGATGTAAGGCGATTCCTGGGGGAAAAATCTGCCTCCTTAATATGGGCAGCAAGCCAATTTGGATCCACCCTAGATCCGGATCAACGATTGACAGCTTTACATATTCAAGCCCGTAGGGTTCTTGAGTCAATTGATCTTTACTGA
- the LOC105160351 gene encoding pentatricopeptide repeat-containing protein At2g13600-like, with protein sequence MFSQFQPVIHAPPEPKLTTQSRVEFRKVIGRLSLQGVGTKKQHPEQCISQARTSLPFLDGRVNSTAYASVLDSCSFAEFGKQVHAHLLKNGFHGREFVQTKLLQMYGRCGCVDDVTLVFDQMPDRNLYTYTAILNVLLDVGLFQEAFMYFERLLFEDVDLEFFIFPVALKICGGYGGVELGMQLHGAAMKIGLLGHIYVGNALIDMYGKCGSLHDAQKVFNTMLERDCVSWNSMVTACAANRRVFEALDVLEEMSTDTCLMPNFVSWSSLIGGFAQNGYNEEAIETLYKMRVAGFQLNARILASVLPACARLGKLKLGKEIYGYITRHGFMSSPYIVNGLIDLYRRCGDMGSAFKVFSKFSVKDEVSFNTMIAGYCDNGEILKAKELFDMMESESKPRDLISWNSMISGYIDNLMFDEGLRMLRDLMNKGEIEPDSFTLASALGACAEIGSLRLGEAIHSFCIVRGLQSNLFVGGALVEMYCQCRDLEAAQKALVEVPERDIAIWNAFISGYARCSRIESIQCILERMKGDGLEPDIYTWNGIIAAYVENGHHELALQLFSELQASNLRPDIYTVGIVLPACSRLATIERGKQVHAHAIRCGFESDAYIVAALIDMYAKCGIMKSAELVHNRTKKHNLVTKNAMLNAYAMHGHGEDGISFFRELLIEGFKPDNVTFLAVLSSCVHAGSVDIGLEFFGLMGSYCVIPTIKHYTCMVDLLSRAGQLKQANTMIERMPMYPDSVIWGALLGGCIIHGDVDLGEMAAQKLIELEPDNSGNYVMLANLYASTGKWHELRKIRQQMNEDELHKNPGFSWIEDKHESHVFMACDTSHKRAEEIYEVLDNLTAQMRLEQV encoded by the coding sequence ATGTTTTCACAGTTTCAACCTGTCATTCACGCGCCGCCGGAGCCAAAGTTAACCACCCAATCTCGTGTTGAATTCCGCAAGGTCATTGGCCGGCTCTCCTTACAGGGAGTAGGGACGAAGAAGCAGCATCCGGAGCAATGCATTTCCCAGGCTCGGACCAGTCTTCCATTTCTCGATGGCAGAGTAAATTCCACTGCCTACGCTTCGGTACTCGATTCCTGCAGCTTTGCTGAGTTCGGAAAACAGGTGCACGCACACTTGCTGAAAAATGGGTTTCATGGGCGGGAATTTGTTCAGACCAAGTTACTGCAGATGTACGGGAGATGTGGGTGTGTCGATGATGTGACTCTTGTTTTCGACCAAATGCCTGACAGAAACTTGTACACGTACACTGCGATTCTCAATGTGCTTTTAGATGTTGGGCTCTTCCAGGAAGCTTTCATGTATTTTGAAAGATTGCTGTTTGAAGATGTCGATTTGGAGTTCTTCATTTTCCCTGTGGCGTTAAAGATTTGTGGTGGCTATGGTGGGGTTGAGTTGGGGATGCAATTGCATGGAGCTGCAATGAAGATTGGACTTTTGGGGCATATTTACGTGGGAAATGCTTTGATTGACATGTATGGAAAATGTGGGAGCTTGCACGATGCTCAGAAGGTTTTCAATACTATGCTGGAAAGAGATTGTGTTTCTTGGAATTCAATGGTTACAGCTTGTGCTGCTAACCGGAGGGTGTTTGAAGCACTGGATGTTTTGGAGGAAATGTCGACAGACACTTGTTTGATGCCGAATTTTGTTTCCTGGAGTTCTTTGATTGGTGGATTTGCACAGAATGGATACAATGAGGAAGCCATCGAGACGCTCTACAAAATGAGAGTCGCAGGATTTCAACTGAATGCACGAATTCTAGCAAGTGTTCTTCCTGCTTGTGCGAGACTGGGGAAGCTGAAGCTAGGCAAGGAAATATACGGATACATCACAAGGCATGGGTTTATGTCAAGTCCTTATATTGTGAATGGATTGATAGATCTGTACCGGAGGTGTGGTGATATGGGGAGTGCTTTTAAAgtcttttctaaattttcgGTGAAAGATGAGGTCTCTTTCAATACCATGATAGCAGGATATTGCGATAATGGAGAAATTCTTAAGGCAAAGGAGCTCTTTGATATGATGGAATCTGAGAGCAAACCAAGGGATTTGATTTCCTGGAACTCAATGATCTCTGGATACATAGATAATCTCATGTTCGACGAAGGTTTGAGAATGCTAAGAGACTTAATGAACAAAGGGGAGATTGAACCTGATTCTTTTACCTTGGCCAGTGCTCTTGGTGCTTGCGCTGAGATAGGTTCTCTGAGATTGGGAGAAGCAATACATTCATTTTGTATAGTCAGAGGCCTCCAATCGAATCTGTTTGTTGGTGGAGCATTGGTAGAAATGTACTGCCAATGCAGGGACCTGGAGGCTGCACAAAAAGCCTTAGTTGAAGTACCTGAAAGGGATATAGCAATATGGAACGCTTTCATTTCTGGATACGCTCGTTGCAGCAGAATTGAAAGCATTCAATGCATTCTGGAAAGGATGAAAGGTGACGGATTAGAACCAGATATATATACTTGGAATGGAATAATTGCGGCATATGTAGAGAATGGCCACCATGAGTTGGCTCTGCAGTTATTCTCAGAGTTGCAGGCTTCAAATTTGAGGCCTGATATCTACACTGTTGGAATAGTTTTGCCTGCCTGCTCAAGGCTAGCTACTATCGAGCGAGGTAAACAGGTTCATGCACATGCGATCAGATGTGGATTTGAATCAGATGCATATATTGTAGCTGCTCTCATAGATATGTATGCAAAGTGTGGCATTATGAAGTCTGCTGAATTGGTCCACAATAGGACCAAAAAACATAATCTGGTCACCAAGAATGCAATGCTCAATGCATATGCCATGCATGGGCATGGGGAGGACGGAATTTCTTTCTTCCGTGAACTGCTGATTGAAGGCTTTAAACCAGATAACGTGACTTTCCTAGCAGTTCTTTCTTCATGTGTTCATGCAGGATCGGTTGATATTGGACTAGAATTCTTTGGTTTAATGGGGTCTTATTGCGTAATACCAACAATAAAACACTATACATGTATGGTTGACCTACTGAGTCGAGCTGGCCAGCTCAAACAAGCAAATACGATGATTGAGAGAATGCCCATGTATCCTGATTCAGTGATTTGGGGTGCCCTGCTTGGTGGCTGTATCATCCATGGGGATGTGGATCTAGGAGAAATGGCAGCACAAAAGCTCATAGAGTTAGAACCAGACAACTCAGGTAACTATGTCATGTTGGCAAACTTATATGCTTCTACAGGTAAATGGCATGAACTTCGAAAAATAAGACAGCAAATGAATGAGGATGAACTGCATAAAAATCCAGGGTTCAGTTGGATCGAGGATAAACATGAAAGTCATGTCTTTATGGCATGCGACACATCTCACAAGAGAGCTGAAGAGATTTATGAGGTATTGGACAATTTAACAGCACAAATGAGACTGGAGCAGGTCTAA